A single region of the Thermoanaerobacterium aotearoense genome encodes:
- a CDS encoding ABC transporter permease, with protein sequence MIRLNSTNVLKKSNANTNVKSKKDKKLKDEAKSNKFIQQIVSPIAILIIWEILADLKLIDTRFFPAPSMIFHSFINLLTTGILLNDLSVSLFRIIGGFIVGAVPGLIIGLTMGLFPIIRNILDPIVAATYPIPKLALMPLIMIIFGLNDLEKIVVIAIGTFFIVLMNTAAGVINLDKIYMDVARNYGASKKDYYLTVALPGALPMIFTGLKLGMGMALLLIVAAEMNGASSGIGYRIWESYNIFDIPAMFVSFIIMSILGYVFTIILDLIEKLIIPWKHS encoded by the coding sequence GTGATTCGCTTGAACAGCACCAACGTATTAAAAAAAAGCAATGCAAATACAAATGTTAAAAGCAAAAAAGATAAAAAACTCAAAGACGAGGCAAAATCCAACAAGTTTATACAGCAAATAGTATCGCCTATAGCCATTTTAATCATATGGGAAATACTGGCTGATTTGAAGTTGATTGACACCAGATTTTTCCCTGCTCCATCCATGATATTTCACTCGTTTATAAATCTTTTAACAACAGGCATACTCTTAAACGATTTGTCTGTAAGTCTATTTAGAATCATTGGCGGATTTATAGTAGGAGCTGTACCTGGGCTTATAATAGGGCTTACAATGGGGCTTTTCCCTATAATCAGAAATATATTAGACCCCATCGTAGCCGCCACATATCCTATACCAAAATTAGCCTTAATGCCACTTATCATGATAATATTTGGGCTTAACGACTTGGAAAAAATAGTCGTCATCGCCATAGGCACTTTTTTCATCGTCCTTATGAATACAGCAGCAGGTGTAATAAATTTAGATAAAATATACATGGATGTGGCAAGAAACTATGGAGCATCGAAAAAAGACTACTACTTGACAGTCGCCCTTCCTGGAGCACTGCCGATGATATTTACCGGCTTGAAACTCGGCATGGGAATGGCTCTTTTGCTCATAGTAGCTGCAGAAATGAACGGTGCAAGCTCAGGCATAGGGTATAGGATATGGGAATCTTACAATATATTTGACATACCTGCCATGTTCGTTTCCTTCATAATCATGTCAATATTAGGATACGTATTTACAATTATTTTGGATTTAATAGAAAAATTGATAATTCCTTGGAAGCACAGTTAA
- the uvrC gene encoding excinuclease ABC subunit UvrC, whose amino-acid sequence MNIEEKLKLLPDKPGVYIMKDSSGKIIYVGKAVILKNRVRQYFQNQSNQLPKVRTMVKHVADFEYIVTDTELEALILECNLIKKHKPKYNILLKDDKNYPYIKITVNEDYPRIVFTRRVEMDGAKYFGPYSSAFAVRETIKLLRHMFPLRSCNRNIERDMGKGRECLYYHIGLCSAPCAGRITKEEYRKLTDDALMFLEGKRDVLLKKLKEEMEKAAENMEFEKAAKLRDQIYGIEKTSEKQKIVSASLEDQDVISMARSAEDACIQVFFIRDGKVSGREHYFMKNTDDMDRSDIMASFIKQFYDSAPYVPKEIILDVEMEEKDVLMEWLSEKRGNKVSIVVPSRGKKKELVDMVYENALEALKNDVNLKMERHKNDAVSELSNLVGIDYAERIEAFDISNIRGTDNVASMVVFVDGKPHKSSYRKFIIKTVEGQDDYGSMREVISRRISHGLKEQKQIETGELKEEKAKFHIMPDLILVDGGLGHVKTAIEALQQLNVDIPVYGMVKDSKHRTRGLVSPDGEIDMPMTGRAFRLVAEIQDEAHRFAITFHKDTKSKKLRSDLLNIPGIGEKRMKALYEAFKTIDGIKNATVDELKKVEGMNEKAANAVYDYFRGH is encoded by the coding sequence ATAAACATTGAAGAAAAATTAAAATTGTTGCCTGACAAACCAGGTGTCTATATAATGAAAGATTCAAGCGGCAAGATTATTTACGTTGGAAAGGCTGTCATCTTAAAAAATCGCGTAAGGCAGTATTTTCAAAATCAGTCAAATCAGCTTCCAAAAGTCAGAACAATGGTAAAGCATGTTGCAGATTTTGAGTACATTGTGACAGATACAGAATTGGAGGCTCTAATATTAGAATGCAACTTAATAAAAAAGCATAAGCCTAAGTACAACATATTGCTTAAAGACGATAAAAACTACCCATATATAAAGATAACTGTAAATGAAGACTATCCAAGAATTGTATTCACCAGAAGAGTTGAAATGGACGGTGCTAAATATTTTGGACCTTACAGCAGCGCATTTGCGGTAAGGGAGACGATAAAACTTTTAAGACATATGTTTCCTTTAAGGTCATGCAACAGAAACATAGAGAGAGATATGGGCAAAGGCAGAGAATGTCTGTATTATCACATTGGATTGTGCTCAGCACCGTGTGCAGGCCGTATAACAAAAGAGGAATACAGAAAACTGACAGATGATGCATTGATGTTTTTAGAAGGCAAGCGGGATGTGCTGCTTAAAAAGCTAAAGGAAGAGATGGAAAAGGCAGCGGAAAACATGGAATTTGAGAAGGCTGCAAAATTAAGAGATCAAATATACGGAATCGAGAAGACATCAGAGAAGCAGAAAATAGTTTCTGCATCTTTAGAAGATCAAGATGTAATATCTATGGCAAGAAGCGCAGAGGATGCTTGTATTCAAGTGTTTTTTATAAGAGATGGAAAAGTAAGCGGAAGAGAACATTATTTTATGAAAAATACTGATGACATGGATAGAAGCGATATTATGGCGTCTTTTATAAAGCAATTTTACGACAGTGCACCGTATGTGCCAAAAGAGATTATATTGGATGTGGAGATGGAAGAAAAGGATGTTTTGATGGAATGGCTTTCTGAAAAGCGTGGAAATAAGGTGTCTATCGTCGTTCCATCAAGGGGTAAGAAGAAAGAGCTGGTAGATATGGTATATGAGAACGCCCTTGAAGCTTTGAAAAATGACGTAAACTTAAAGATGGAGAGGCATAAAAACGATGCTGTATCAGAGCTATCTAACCTTGTAGGAATTGACTATGCCGAGAGAATTGAGGCTTTTGACATATCAAACATAAGGGGAACCGATAATGTAGCATCGATGGTCGTATTTGTAGATGGAAAACCTCATAAATCGTCGTACAGAAAGTTCATCATAAAGACGGTTGAGGGGCAAGATGATTACGGCAGCATGAGAGAAGTCATCTCAAGAAGAATATCTCACGGGCTTAAGGAACAAAAGCAGATTGAGACTGGTGAGCTTAAAGAGGAGAAAGCTAAGTTTCACATTATGCCAGATCTCATTCTTGTTGACGGTGGACTGGGTCATGTCAAGACAGCAATAGAAGCGTTGCAGCAATTAAATGTTGACATTCCTGTGTATGGGATGGTAAAGGATTCAAAGCACAGGACGAGAGGATTAGTTTCGCCTGATGGAGAAATAGATATGCCTATGACTGGTAGGGCTTTTAGGCTTGTGGCTGAAATTCAAGATGAAGCCCACAGATTTGCTATCACATTTCACAAAGATACAAAAAGCAAGAAGCTAAGAAGCGATCTTTTAAATATACCAGGCATTGGCGAGAAGCGGATGAAAGCGCTGTATGAGGCTTTTAAAACAATCGACGGTATTAAAAATGCTACAGTCGATGAGCTTAAAAAAGTTGAAGGAATGAATGAGAAAGCTGCTAATGCCGTATATGATTATTTTAGAGGTCATTGA
- a CDS encoding phosphatase encodes MNLLLDTHTHTVASGHAYSTIMENAKAASEKGLKLICMTDHGPKMPGGPHIFHFGNLKVMPREIYGVEILRGVEANIMDRDGSLDVPDEILKKMDVVIASLHDVCFPYRDVESNTEAIINAMKNPYVDIIGHPGNPLFEIDVDRVLEAALEHDTCIEINNSSFVSSRVGSYDNCLLIAKKASMKNIKICVGSDAHISFDVGRFDKALEVIESANIEDEYILNTDVGKFKDYLKSKGKLRY; translated from the coding sequence ATGAATCTTTTACTTGATACACATACACATACGGTAGCAAGTGGACATGCATACAGTACGATAATGGAAAATGCCAAAGCAGCATCTGAAAAAGGTCTTAAGCTTATCTGCATGACCGATCATGGACCAAAAATGCCTGGTGGGCCACACATCTTTCACTTTGGCAATTTAAAAGTCATGCCAAGAGAGATATATGGCGTTGAAATATTAAGAGGTGTTGAAGCAAATATAATGGATAGAGATGGAAGTCTCGATGTTCCAGATGAAATCTTAAAAAAGATGGATGTCGTCATTGCCAGCCTTCATGATGTGTGTTTTCCTTACAGGGATGTAGAATCAAATACTGAAGCCATCATTAATGCGATGAAAAATCCATATGTAGATATCATCGGTCATCCCGGCAATCCTTTGTTTGAGATCGATGTTGACAGAGTATTAGAAGCGGCATTGGAACATGATACGTGTATAGAGATAAACAACAGTTCTTTTGTATCTTCCAGAGTCGGAAGCTATGATAATTGCCTTTTGATAGCCAAAAAGGCTTCAATGAAAAATATAAAGATTTGTGTTGGAAGCGATGCGCATATATCGTTTGATGTAGGAAGATTTGACAAGGCTTTAGAAGTAATCGAAAGCGCAAATATTGAAGATGAATATATTTTGAATACAGATGTAGGCAAATTTAAAGATTATTTAAAATCAAAAGGGAAACTTAGATATTGA
- a CDS encoding ABC transporter ATP-binding protein produces the protein MKDIKVELKNLTKKFKIKKNIVTAFEDISLQIKEGEFWCFVGPSGCGKTTLLRVLAGLETPTDGTICIKHVDDSKPLNSMVFQEHAIFPWMDVKNNIAYGLKMRKLKPNQIDDIVDFYIDKMGLTPFKHAYPHQLSGGMKQRVSIARAFANDPEILLMDEPFANLDEQNRVLLQQELLKIWEKSGKTVIFVTHSIDEAIFLSDKIMLMTRHPGKIKNIYDINIKRPRIIEEIRSSPQYADIFQDIWLSLRQEVSYS, from the coding sequence ATGAAAGATATTAAAGTCGAACTGAAAAATCTGACAAAAAAGTTTAAGATCAAGAAAAATATCGTAACTGCTTTTGAAGACATTTCTTTGCAAATCAAGGAAGGTGAATTTTGGTGCTTCGTAGGTCCCAGCGGATGCGGAAAAACGACACTATTGCGCGTATTAGCAGGACTTGAAACTCCCACAGACGGGACAATTTGCATTAAGCATGTAGATGACAGCAAGCCTCTTAACTCCATGGTCTTTCAAGAACACGCCATATTTCCATGGATGGATGTAAAAAACAACATAGCTTATGGGCTTAAAATGAGAAAGCTGAAGCCTAATCAAATAGATGATATAGTAGATTTCTATATCGATAAGATGGGTCTTACTCCTTTCAAACACGCTTATCCACATCAATTATCAGGTGGCATGAAGCAGAGAGTTTCCATCGCCAGGGCATTTGCCAATGACCCAGAAATATTGCTTATGGACGAACCTTTTGCAAACTTAGATGAGCAAAACAGAGTTCTCCTCCAGCAGGAACTTCTAAAAATATGGGAAAAAAGCGGAAAAACAGTCATATTCGTCACCCACAGCATAGACGAAGCCATATTCCTATCAGATAAAATAATGCTTATGACCAGACATCCTGGCAAAATAAAAAACATCTACGATATAAACATAAAAAGGCCAAGGATAATCGAAGAAATAAGATCGTCGCCGCAGTATGCAGATATATTTCAGGATATCTGGCTAAGCTTGCGCCAAGAGGTATCATATTCTTAA
- the hprK gene encoding HPr(Ser) kinase/phosphatase gives MLSVSVEDLIKDLNLEVIVEAKEKIDITTSDVNRPGLQFSGFYEHFAKERVQVIGMVETAFIDEMPLDLLAERADKFFEYPVPCVIVTRGLNIKREIVDAAQKHGRYLLRTKESSTKFISRLINYLEEKLAPQITIHGDLVDVYGVGVLLLGESGIGKSETALELIKRGHRLVADDATEIRKISDYVLQGSSPDIIRHYIEIRGIGILDIKTLYGVGSVRDNMNIDLVIQLEEWDEDKYYDRLGLDDDYIKFLDIKVPKLTIPVRPGRNLAIIVEVAAMNHRQKQMGYNAAHELNKKLLKQIST, from the coding sequence TTGTTAAGTGTTTCTGTTGAGGATTTAATTAAAGATCTGAACTTAGAAGTCATAGTAGAAGCTAAGGAAAAGATCGATATAACCACAAGTGATGTAAATAGACCGGGTCTTCAATTTTCGGGATTTTATGAGCATTTTGCTAAAGAGAGAGTTCAAGTCATAGGGATGGTGGAAACGGCTTTTATAGACGAAATGCCTCTCGATTTGTTAGCCGAAAGGGCTGATAAATTTTTTGAATACCCTGTGCCTTGCGTAATCGTCACAAGGGGATTGAATATTAAAAGAGAAATCGTAGATGCGGCACAAAAGCATGGCCGTTATCTGTTGAGGACAAAGGAATCATCTACAAAATTCATAAGCAGACTTATTAATTATTTGGAAGAAAAATTGGCACCGCAGATTACTATTCATGGAGATCTTGTAGATGTATATGGCGTTGGTGTGCTTTTATTGGGAGAAAGCGGCATAGGTAAAAGCGAGACAGCCCTTGAGCTTATAAAAAGAGGTCACAGGCTTGTGGCTGATGATGCAACAGAGATCAGGAAAATCAGTGATTACGTCTTGCAAGGAAGTTCACCCGATATAATACGACATTATATAGAGATAAGGGGAATAGGAATACTTGATATAAAAACGCTTTACGGTGTTGGCTCAGTCAGGGACAACATGAACATCGATTTAGTGATACAATTAGAGGAATGGGATGAAGACAAGTACTATGATAGGCTGGGACTTGATGACGATTACATAAAGTTTTTAGACATAAAAGTTCCAAAATTGACTATACCTGTAAGGCCAGGGCGAAATCTTGCCATAATAGTTGAAGTCGCGGCCATGAATCATAGGCAGAAACAAATGGGTTACAACGCTGCCCATGAGCTTAATAAAAAATTGTTGAAACAGATTTCCACATAA
- a CDS encoding biotin--[acetyl-CoA-carboxylase] ligase — MLRNDVLLILKSNKGKYTSGQELCDKLNVSRTAVWKCINELKSDGYIIGSKHKSGYILIEEPDVINYTEISPHLKTNFIGRNYLYFDSISSTNDYAKEIASDSPDGTTIVAEEQTSGRGRMGRQWVSYKKQGIWMSIILKPNIAPNDAVKLTQVAAVSLVDAIRETTNLTSYIKWPNDIIVNGKKACGILTEMNGEIDKINFIVVGIGVNVNVDSFPVDLQDKATSLSIEASKKIDRKLLTASMLNNFERYYRTFLDKGFFSIRNLCKKYSLTLGKDVKVIMNNKEYVGQAVDIGDDGSLIVAFKNGEKKAITSGEVSIRGLIDYV; from the coding sequence TTGCTAAGAAATGATGTTTTGTTGATTTTGAAATCAAATAAAGGAAAATATACATCAGGTCAAGAGCTGTGCGACAAGTTAAATGTTTCAAGGACAGCAGTGTGGAAATGCATAAATGAGTTGAAGTCAGATGGTTACATCATAGGCTCCAAGCACAAATCAGGATATATTCTGATAGAAGAACCTGACGTAATAAACTACACCGAAATATCTCCACATCTAAAAACTAATTTTATAGGAAGAAACTATCTGTACTTTGACAGCATATCATCCACAAATGACTATGCAAAAGAAATAGCTTCAGACTCTCCTGACGGGACGACGATTGTTGCAGAAGAACAGACATCTGGAAGAGGTCGCATGGGAAGGCAGTGGGTTTCTTACAAAAAACAAGGCATATGGATGTCCATTATACTCAAACCGAATATAGCACCTAATGATGCAGTTAAACTGACGCAAGTCGCAGCAGTATCATTGGTAGACGCAATAAGAGAAACGACAAATTTGACGTCTTACATAAAATGGCCAAATGATATTATCGTGAATGGCAAAAAAGCTTGTGGAATCCTGACAGAAATGAATGGTGAAATAGACAAGATAAATTTTATAGTGGTGGGCATAGGAGTAAATGTCAATGTTGACAGTTTTCCAGTTGATTTGCAGGATAAGGCCACATCCCTTTCCATTGAGGCTTCGAAAAAAATAGATAGAAAGCTTTTAACGGCGTCTATGTTAAACAATTTTGAAAGGTATTATCGTACATTCCTTGATAAGGGATTTTTCAGCATTAGAAATCTGTGCAAAAAATACTCATTGACATTGGGGAAAGATGTAAAAGTCATCATGAACAATAAAGAATATGTAGGGCAAGCTGTTGACATAGGCGATGATGGCAGTCTCATCGTCGCATTCAAAAATGGCGAAAAAAAAGCGATAACATCTGGTGAAGTGTCGATAAGAGGTCTAATTGATTACGTATAA
- a CDS encoding ROK family protein, with product MRIGVDIGGTNIAVGLVDKDGKIVATGSRPTEPKRGYAAIAKDIAEISLELVKRCGLDVSQIEAMGIGVPGVADNEKGIVLRAVNLYWTKVPLVKEIHKYIDVPINMDNDANVAELAEGIFGAGKGTNSSVTITLGTGVGSGYILNGKVFNGSHHFAPELGHIVIGDNGVLCNCGKVGCLETFASATALIREGKKAVMENSDSLILKLAGGEIESITAKNVIDAARQFDEAAMLIFDDYVKHLAIGIVNIINILDPEVVIIGGGVANAGDFLLKPLKEEVSKNILFKDLPYADIRKAELGNDAGIIGAAIL from the coding sequence ATGAGGATTGGTGTTGATATAGGAGGGACAAACATAGCTGTTGGATTAGTCGACAAAGACGGTAAGATAGTAGCCACAGGATCAAGGCCTACAGAGCCTAAGAGAGGATATGCCGCCATTGCTAAAGATATTGCTGAAATTTCATTGGAGCTTGTGAAAAGGTGTGGGCTTGATGTATCTCAAATTGAGGCTATGGGAATTGGTGTTCCAGGTGTTGCTGATAATGAAAAAGGCATTGTTTTAAGAGCTGTAAATCTCTATTGGACGAAGGTGCCGTTAGTAAAGGAAATACATAAATACATCGATGTGCCTATAAACATGGATAACGATGCAAATGTAGCTGAACTTGCAGAAGGCATATTTGGAGCTGGAAAAGGTACAAATTCGTCTGTCACCATAACTCTAGGCACAGGTGTAGGTTCTGGATATATATTAAATGGCAAGGTGTTTAACGGTTCGCACCATTTTGCCCCTGAGCTGGGTCACATTGTGATTGGCGACAATGGGGTTTTGTGCAATTGCGGCAAGGTTGGCTGTCTTGAGACTTTTGCTTCTGCGACGGCTTTAATCAGAGAAGGCAAAAAAGCCGTCATGGAAAACAGCGATTCGCTTATACTTAAATTGGCTGGCGGTGAGATTGAATCCATAACGGCTAAAAATGTAATTGATGCTGCAAGACAATTTGACGAAGCGGCAATGCTCATATTTGATGACTACGTAAAGCATCTTGCCATAGGAATCGTTAATATCATAAACATACTTGATCCAGAAGTTGTCATCATAGGAGGCGGCGTTGCCAATGCTGGTGATTTCCTTCTAAAGCCACTTAAAGAAGAAGTAAGCAAAAATATACTTTTCAAAGATCTGCCGTATGCTGACATCAGAAAGGCAGAGCTTGGAAATGATGCAGGAATAATAGGTGCGGCAATTCTCTAA
- a CDS encoding ABC transporter substrate-binding protein, translating into MKKIISLLFILIFIISISGCGKDQKSTAVNKVETVKVAFDDSPSESGIILADKLGFFAKQGIKIEYVKFNSGADELSAMASNQVDVSRGIINAGLFNAWNSGIDIKLVADGGHNIPGKGYFQIALKKGLGQKVKDFKDLKGLRIAIASTGSINELFVQKALEKGGLTDKDITFVVVDSFPDMLTAVANGSADAAMEIEPLITKGVEENILEWWKDPDEYIKGEEISVLMYSPNFSKNKDLGNRFMIAYLQGVRAYNDAFITGNKDQDKIISILTKYTFVNTPETFKKMKPPGLDPNGHVLKQGVLNDLNWYMSKGMVKKAPDVNKFVDDSYVENALKVLGTYKSP; encoded by the coding sequence ATGAAAAAAATCATTTCACTTCTTTTCATTCTCATATTTATCATCTCTATAAGCGGCTGTGGAAAAGACCAAAAAAGCACAGCCGTAAACAAAGTAGAAACCGTAAAAGTCGCATTTGATGATTCTCCGTCTGAATCAGGCATAATCTTAGCTGACAAATTAGGCTTTTTCGCAAAACAAGGTATAAAAATCGAATATGTAAAATTTAATTCAGGCGCTGATGAGCTCTCAGCAATGGCATCAAATCAAGTTGATGTAAGCAGAGGGATAATAAACGCAGGACTTTTCAACGCTTGGAATAGCGGCATAGATATTAAGCTTGTAGCAGATGGAGGACATAATATACCAGGAAAAGGTTACTTTCAAATAGCCTTAAAAAAAGGATTAGGGCAGAAAGTCAAAGACTTTAAAGATTTGAAAGGTTTAAGGATAGCCATAGCGTCTACAGGATCAATAAACGAACTGTTTGTTCAAAAGGCATTAGAAAAAGGCGGTTTAACTGACAAAGATATAACATTTGTAGTCGTAGACTCTTTTCCGGATATGCTGACCGCTGTCGCCAACGGAAGCGCAGATGCAGCTATGGAAATAGAGCCTCTCATAACTAAAGGTGTAGAAGAAAACATCCTTGAATGGTGGAAAGACCCTGATGAGTACATTAAAGGCGAAGAAATATCCGTTTTAATGTACAGCCCAAATTTTTCTAAAAATAAAGATTTAGGCAACAGGTTTATGATCGCTTATCTGCAAGGCGTTAGAGCCTATAACGATGCATTTATTACAGGGAACAAAGACCAAGACAAGATAATAAGCATACTTACAAAATACACATTTGTAAACACACCAGAGACATTTAAAAAGATGAAGCCACCAGGACTTGATCCAAATGGTCACGTCTTAAAGCAAGGTGTTTTAAATGATCTCAATTGGTACATGAGCAAGGGAATGGTAAAAAAAGCACCTGACGTCAATAAATTTGTAGACGACTCGTACGTTGAAAATGCGTTAAAAGTTTTAGGGACTTATAAAAGCCCATAA
- a CDS encoding long-chain-fatty-acid--CoA ligase → MKIYQFYEKNANLKDHVAIKFKGETITYGDLPKYVNSYASYLQSLGVKKGDRVILSMPNCPEFVFAYLGSAKAGAITIPLNLMYTMEEIQYVVKESGADTIIVHPVVLKNVDVSAFGKLNLKNIVVLNDETKQKIMKHDDFKQVEINDDEVCTYLYTSGTTGKPKGAMLTHRNFEADVIAMDEISDLGPDDNFLCVLPLFHSFSWTVNVLLALYLGSTVTIKDSFMPKDTLETLLNEDITVFCGVPSIFAFLIRMVEKGQFKALRLAISGGAPLAPEVQRGFEEKFNFPLVEGYGLSEAAPVALLNPLGADEIRKPGSIGLPLPCNEAKIVDEDDNEVPVGEVGELILKGSNIMVGYHNMPDETAKTLRNGWLHTGDLAKKDEDGYYYIVDRLKDMIILGGFNVYPREVEEAIMEHPAVREAAVIGVGDKYKGEEVKAFIVLEDGKTADRKELQSFLHDKLAKYKIPKIFEFVNELPKSPTGKVLKKLLK, encoded by the coding sequence GTGAAGATTTATCAATTTTATGAAAAAAACGCAAATTTAAAGGATCACGTTGCCATAAAGTTTAAAGGTGAGACAATAACATACGGCGATTTGCCTAAATACGTAAATAGCTATGCATCCTATCTTCAATCTTTAGGTGTCAAAAAAGGCGATAGAGTCATACTCAGTATGCCAAACTGCCCTGAATTTGTTTTTGCGTATTTAGGTTCCGCTAAGGCTGGAGCTATTACAATTCCTTTAAACCTCATGTACACTATGGAAGAAATCCAGTACGTCGTCAAAGAGTCTGGAGCGGATACGATTATAGTGCATCCAGTTGTACTTAAAAATGTGGATGTATCAGCTTTCGGCAAGCTAAATTTAAAAAACATAGTAGTCTTAAATGATGAAACAAAGCAAAAGATAATGAAACATGACGATTTTAAGCAAGTTGAGATAAATGATGATGAGGTCTGCACATACCTATACACATCTGGGACAACTGGTAAGCCAAAAGGCGCTATGCTTACGCATAGAAATTTTGAAGCTGATGTGATAGCTATGGATGAAATATCTGATTTAGGTCCAGATGACAACTTTTTGTGTGTGCTGCCGCTTTTCCACAGCTTTTCATGGACGGTAAATGTGCTGCTGGCACTGTACCTTGGAAGCACAGTTACTATCAAAGACAGCTTCATGCCGAAGGATACGTTGGAGACGCTTTTAAATGAAGATATAACGGTATTTTGCGGTGTTCCATCTATTTTTGCATTTTTGATTAGAATGGTGGAAAAAGGGCAGTTTAAAGCATTAAGGCTTGCTATCTCAGGTGGTGCGCCGTTAGCGCCAGAAGTGCAAAGGGGTTTTGAGGAAAAGTTTAATTTCCCTTTGGTTGAAGGATACGGATTGTCAGAAGCTGCGCCGGTGGCTTTGCTGAATCCGCTTGGAGCTGATGAAATAAGAAAGCCAGGCTCCATAGGACTTCCCCTTCCATGCAATGAAGCTAAAATAGTAGATGAGGATGACAATGAAGTGCCAGTTGGTGAGGTGGGAGAGCTTATTTTAAAAGGTTCCAACATAATGGTGGGCTATCACAACATGCCTGATGAGACAGCGAAAACCTTGCGAAATGGATGGCTTCATACAGGTGATCTTGCAAAAAAAGACGAAGATGGCTATTATTACATTGTTGATAGATTGAAAGACATGATCATCTTGGGAGGATTTAATGTATATCCAAGAGAAGTAGAAGAAGCCATTATGGAGCACCCTGCAGTAAGAGAAGCTGCAGTCATTGGAGTCGGCGATAAATACAAAGGAGAGGAAGTAAAGGCGTTTATCGTGTTGGAGGATGGAAAGACTGCAGACAGAAAAGAGCTGCAAAGCTTCTTGCACGATAAATTGGCAAAATACAAAATTCCTAAGATATTTGAATTTGTCAATGAACTTCCTAAGAGCCCAACAGGTAAAGTGCTAAAGAAGTTGCTTAAATGA